ATTGTTTTGGAGTCCACGAGGTGTTTTTTAGGCGGATTAATAAATCAACATCGAATGAACCATTTTTGCCTGTAGGTTTAACTATTGTTTTCTATCTGGCGGAACCTTGTACGAATTGAGTCGATGAATAAATCTTTAAAATCAGGATGGTTGGAAATAAATTCTGCCAGGATACGCTGCCTTCTTTATTCGTTTACACGATCAAGTTTAAATTTGGCTCGCTCTAAAAACTCATTGAATAATTCTTGTGTTGTCATTGTTTGAATATTAATTGCTAATTATAATAAGGTGGTATAAAAGCTTCCGCCTTTCCGTAAAATATGATTTGATAAATGGGAATTGCTCTCGTGCGCAACTTTCTCCCAATCCTTCAAGTTGTGGAATCGCTTTATAACTATCGAGTTCAAATCGATCTGGCGACACTTTGGGTCAATTCCTATTAATCTGCTCGTGACTACATAAAACTGCCGCTGTTCCAAGTGAAGCTAAATCACCGCTGTGCATAAATAAATCCAGCTGCCCTAAATGCCCAAACAGGTTTACCCCGACCAAATCTCCTTTTATTAATTGGGCTGGAAGGCGGCCGATACTCAAAATACATACGATTCCAGGGCCATTTAAAATACCCAATGCTTCAACCACTGCCATTCCGGTCGGATTATTGGCCCACATACCACCGTCAACCAATGGTGCTCTGATGGTAATAAATGTGCCGGGAAAAAAGTTGGGGCAGCAGATGTTGATAGCGCCACATCAACAATATCCCTAATAACGATAATCTGCGAGAAATCGTTCACGATGCGCCGTCTTATGAATATATATTTTACCAGTATTCAGATCCAGGCTTGGAATAACTAATCAAGTTTTTTACTATCGCTAAGTTTTTATCACCGAAAGTATTTTCCAGGGCTAATTAGAGCTCCCTGATCCTACCCTTCGAGTATAGAAAGTGGCGATAACGTTTGAGATTCTGATTACCGGCAAAAATGGATTTACCATATTTTTTATAAAAGTCTAAAGTTTCCTGCGCAGTACTTTCTAATCCTAAATTTAACGCAATGATCCCGCCGGTTGAAGTACCGACAATCAGATCAAAATAATCAGAAACCATTCCATTGATCTGTTTTTCGATTGTAGCAAGGAATGAAGCAGCAAAAACTCCCTTAATTCCACCTCCATCAATACATAATATTTTTTTCATGATGTGAGGTTGGGTTTTTTAATTATGGCCACGACCTTACCGCTAATTGCGAAGTCATCAGATGGATGTAAATAAATTGGCTCATAATCGAAAGACGAATCTGCCATTAATACAAATTGATCATTTTGCTTATCATTTATAAATCGCTTTATAGTAGCCTTTCCGTCGATAATTGTATAATACAACATCTTTGGAATAAACATTTTTATCATTTGCATTAATAATTACATAATCTCCATCTTCAATTCGCTTTCCATTTATCTCCTCTCGATTCATTGATGAACCGTCTGCTTTGATTGCATACAAACCATCCGGCTGAGATCGCCCTACTAATTTTGTTGATACTCTTAAAAGCCCTGATTTTTTCTTCAGAAAAATTATTGCGGGGCCGCAATTTGCAGTTCCTAAAATCGGATTGGAAAAATGCTTGCGGTAGATTCGAGAATTCTTTGCCCAACCAAGTGAAGGCTCCGAACGATCCGGCCCCCTTCCTCGGTCAATGGAAAGAAAACCTCGTTTTTCAAGTTGTTGTAGATGATGCTTGATTTTCTGCGGTGATTCATCTCGCAAACCAATAGCTGAAGCCATTTCTCTAAGGCTCATCTTTGCCAATTGTATTGATTTTGATAAAAAGAAGCTTTTCTTGAATCCATGCATAATACAAATATGCAGAATTTAACTGTAATATCAAATAAATCTTATAACTCCTTAAAACTTGACGATAATATTATTTTTGTAATTTTGGCATGAAATTGGAACTCAGAGTTTATGTACGATCAGATCGTACAACTTCAAGAATACCTTATTACAACTATTACCCAGGGTCACAATCCTTATATGCAGATGATGTTTTGAGTCTCGTCGGAAAAATCTTTATAATTCTGCCGTGCCGAAAATCTTTTACCTGATTGGTTGGCGGATATTCATAGCTTAAGCAGCTTTTACCAATGGATAAAAGAAAAAAGGAAATGGTGATCAACGGAAGGCTTTTGTATGCGATTCGTTCAAACCTGCATTGAAATATCTTCAAGAGTAAACCATCAGTTATTGGCCAGACATCAATTACTGATAAACTTGAAGTTTTCGAGAAACTTATATTTATGATTCCTGGATAAAGGAATTGGAAGAATAGAGAGTGATCCTGACGGCGCTCTCTTCGCACGCACACTGGTTGAAACAACATGCAAATTCATTCTGAAGAAATTA
The sequence above is drawn from the Bacteroidota bacterium genome and encodes:
- a CDS encoding patatin-like phospholipase family protein — its product is MMKKILCIDGGGIKGVFAASFLATIEKQINGMVSDYFDLIVGTSTGGIIALNLGLESTAQETLDFYKKYGKSIFAGNQNLKRYRHFLYSKGRIREL